In a genomic window of Nothobranchius furzeri strain GRZ-AD chromosome 14, NfurGRZ-RIMD1, whole genome shotgun sequence:
- the LOC107389677 gene encoding gastrula zinc finger protein XlCGF57.1 isoform X1, with the protein MDTDVQQMVQVKEDPEEQSAGVDQQDPEHLHIKEEKEELWTSLKGEHLHLKEETDSASFQFSAVSIKSEDDEEKRLFSQLHQQQIEDRVVPTSSSSDQMTAETCGVSGTSRNLDLNPHEQTSDSSETEVSGDDDMNLDPGMSDSGSETGDEDHDWNEKRSSELDVNTVNISLSCPECGEQFHDKQSLQKHVRVTSHSAIRSLVNKKSVRLKQHVDSHRKVQKELKSFCCGDCGNIFRRKSTLNDHMRVHTGHKPFVCELCGKRFTQKSTLSIHMIVHTGHKPFACELCGKRFTQKSSLNTHMRVHIGHKPFACELCGQKFSRKSTLNDHMRIHTGHKPFVCVLCGQRFNHKSGLNSHMTVHTGEKQFACEFCGQKFTEKYGLNRHMRVHSGHKPFACELCGKRFTQKSNLHTHMRVHTGQKPFLCEFCGQRFTQKSDLKVHMRVHNGHKPYA; encoded by the coding sequence atgttcaacagatGGTGCAGGTTAAAGAagatcctgaagaacagagtgctggtgtggaccagcaggacccagaacacctccacataaaggaggaaaaggaggaactctggaccagtcttaagggagagcatctccatttgaaggaggagactgattcTGCCAGCTTTCAATTCagtgctgtttctataaagagtgaggatgatgaagagaaacgtctgttttcacagcttcatcagcagcaaatagaagacagagttGTTCCAACTAGCAGCTCAtctgaccagatgacagcagaaacaTGTGGAGTatcaggaactagcaggaacctagatctgaaccctcatgaacaaacatctgattcttcagagactgaagttagtggagatgatgatatGAATCTAGACCCTGggatgtcagactctgggtctgaaactggagacgaAGACCATGACTGGAATGAGAAAAGGTCTTCTGAGTTAGATGTTAATACTGTCAACATATCCTTGAGctgtcctgagtgtggtgaacAATTTCATGACAAGCagtctctccagaaacatgtgagagtAACCAGTCATTCAGCAATAAGGTCTTTGGTTAATAAGAAATCGGTTAGactgaagcaacatgtagactcacATAGGAAAGTCCAGAAAGAACTAAAATCATTTTGTTGTGGTGACTGTGGAAATATATTTAGGAGAAAATCAACtttaaacgatcacatgagagtccacacaggacataaaccttttgtctgtgagctctgtggaaaaagatttacccaaaagtcgACTTTAAGCATTCACATGatagtccacacaggacataaaccttttgcctgtgagctctgtggaaaaagatttacccaaaagtcgtctttaaacactcacatgagagtccacataggacataaaccttttgcctgtgagctctgtggacaaaaattttCCCGTAAGTCAACATTAAAcgatcacatgagaatccacacaggacataaaccttttgtctgcgtgctctgtggacaaagatttaaccaTAAGTCAGGTTTAAATAGCCACAtgacagtccacacaggagagaaacagTTTGCTTGCGAGttctgtggacaaaaatttacCGAAAAGTATGGTTTAaaccgtcacatgagagtccactcaggacataaaccttttgcctgtgagctctgtggaaaaaggttTACCCAAAAGTCGAATTTacacactcacatgagagtccacactggacagaaaccttttctctgtgagttctgtggacaaagatttacccaaaagtcgGATTTAAaagttcacatgagagtccacaatgGACATAAACCATATGCTTGA
- the LOC107389677 gene encoding coiled-coil domain-containing protein 106 isoform X2 translates to MDTGVTIAPTAQLTDRRRSQEVEICKMKLEWQKEKIDELTKERDYLKEQLAACLTKEPTRSVQHPSDVLSMSSLSSDGSFDKGSDSSTSTTQNDSQKRKKKGKAKKNKKSKKHDQIARTRAQNPKQVVTRYERILRLFKRGGTVSAAFKRLGVDRNTIVATAPIAELFIVAPDRYKELEKTNREINCHCLQHIVLQQSVQIQN, encoded by the exons GTGTGACTATTGCTCCAACTGCACAGCTGACAGACAGAAGACGATCACAAGAGGTGGAGATCTGTAAGATGAAGCTAGAGTGGCAAAAGGAAAAGATTGATGAGCTCACCAAAGAAAGAGACTATCTAAAGGAGCAATTAGCAGCAT GTCTCACAAAAGAACCCACAAGGTCTGTCCAGCATCCCAGTGACGTACTGAGCATGTCTTCACTTTCCTCTGACGGGTCATTTGACAAGGGTTCTGACTCCTCCACGAGCACAACTCAAAATGACAgtcagaagaggaagaagaaaggcAAAGCCAAAAAGAATAAGAAGTCAAAGAAACATGATCAAATTGCAAGAACAAGAG CCCAGAATCCCAAACAAGTGGTCACCCGGTATGAGAGGATTTTGAGGCTGTTCAAAAGAGGAGGGACCGTGTCAGCTGCCTTTAAACGTCTGGGAGTGGACCGGAACACAATTGTGGCAACTGCTCCAATTGCTGAGCTTTTCATTGTTGCACCTGATAGGTATAAAGAATTAGAAAAAACAAACAGGGAAATAAACTGTCATTGTTTGCAACACATTGTGCTGCAGCAATCAGTGCAGATCCAGAACTAG